The sequence AGACGACAACTAATGTAACGCAGGGTAATTAATCATACATATAACCCTGCTAAAAAAATCCCTAACGTCTCTTGATAAATTTCATCAAACTGGTCTAAGGGAAGTGGATTTATTCCTGAACCAAGTTCAACTGTGAATCCAGGTCTTCGCCATTCCTGAATAAACCAATCCTTATATCCAGCGTAGCTGTCAATTGTTTGAACTGGTTCGTAACCGCTGACCCTACTGAACTCGTTAACTAGAACTTTAGACTCCGGAGGTTCAAGGTTCTCGTACCCCCAGTAAATAACTTCTCCCTGTGTATGAAAAGCTAGTACTCTCGTAAAATCCCGTCTTCTTGTCAGTTCCGCCATCGCAATTGCCTCAGGTTCGGACAAAGGACTTTCACCTCCATAATCTCTTGGACCCGGATTCTTAGGATTACGGGCTCTTTCCAAATCCCAATTGGCAGGAAATTGATCATTCAGATCCACACCATTTATATTGGCTTTCCACCCCGAGAAGTCTAAGCTACCATTATTCCATTCAACAACTTTACTTCGCCATGGCTCATTTGCAGGCGGACCATTTAACACCAAATTTACTCCGTCCGGGTTGACCATTGGAACAATGGATAAGGTCGTTTGCTGGTATAAAGGGAATGTGGAAAGACCGCGGATAGGAGTATGGTTCGTTAGGGAAAGCAAATAATCATTTAAAAAGGTCAAAATGATAGGGGTGGTAATCCATTCATTCGCATGAAATGAAGCATTATAATGAA comes from Sporosarcina sp. FSL K6-3457 and encodes:
- a CDS encoding M14 family metallopeptidase gives rise to the protein MDIFVRPGDSVWYFSQLFQMPLQLIIDSNRNINPLILTVGQQIQIPGFVAVNYEILTGDSLWLIAQRQNLSLYTLLLVNPNLEPNRLQVGQMIKIPQRITWRLINGKQNYDYDIMMNDIRRLLAVYPFLQIPSIGNSVLRREIPEIVIGSGTKRVHYNASFHANEWITTPIILTFLNDYLLSLTNHTPIRGLSTFPLYQQTTLSIVPMVNPDGVNLVLNGPPANEPWRSKVVEWNNGSLDFSGWKANINGVDLNDQFPANWDLERARNPKNPGPRDYGGESPLSEPEAIAMAELTRRRDFTRVLAFHTQGEVIYWGYENLEPPESKVLVNEFSRVSGYEPVQTIDSYAGYKDWFIQEWRRPGFTVELGSGINPLPLDQFDEIYQETLGIFLAGLYV